The following are encoded in a window of Paraburkholderia sp. HP33-1 genomic DNA:
- a CDS encoding MFS transporter, producing the protein MTLPPQSQRTASAVPSPCAAPAAPATVVSDIPYLERGSRAYWRASLALLFAGYATFSLLYCVQPLLPSFSEAFNVTPAQSSLSLSLSTAALALAIFVAGFVSEGWSRHKLMTLSLTVSAVLTLGVAVAPHWHQLLVLRTLEGLALGGVPAVAMAYLAEEVHPDGLGLAMGLYVGGTAIGGMAGRVITGVVADLFSWRVAIGTIGVLGLLSMLAFRSLLPPSRHFVPRRGLGFAHHRTLLLRQFTRPGLPLLFLLGFVLMGSFVTLYNYIGYRLLAPPYRLNQTEIGAIFIVYLTGVVASPWSGRMADTFGRARVLSASLLLMVFGLALTMLHPLAAIATGIACVTFGFFAGHSVASGWVGRLAKDAKGQAAALYLLAYYIGSSLVGSYGGHVWASHGWNGVVGLIGALLLIGLIAATRMRGRE; encoded by the coding sequence TTGACCCTGCCGCCGCAATCCCAGCGGACTGCATCTGCCGTTCCCTCCCCTTGCGCAGCCCCGGCTGCTCCCGCCACCGTCGTGTCGGACATCCCTTATCTCGAACGCGGCTCGCGCGCGTACTGGCGCGCAAGCCTTGCGCTGCTATTCGCCGGCTACGCGACGTTCTCGCTGCTCTACTGCGTGCAGCCGCTGCTGCCGTCGTTTTCCGAAGCGTTCAACGTGACGCCGGCGCAAAGCAGTCTGTCGCTGTCGCTATCGACCGCGGCGCTCGCACTCGCGATTTTCGTCGCCGGTTTCGTTTCCGAGGGCTGGAGCCGGCACAAGCTGATGACGCTGTCGCTGACGGTGTCGGCAGTGCTGACGTTGGGCGTAGCGGTCGCGCCGCACTGGCATCAGCTGCTCGTGCTGCGCACGCTCGAAGGACTCGCGCTCGGTGGGGTGCCGGCCGTCGCGATGGCCTATCTCGCCGAGGAAGTGCATCCCGACGGTCTCGGCCTCGCGATGGGCCTGTACGTCGGCGGCACGGCGATCGGCGGCATGGCCGGGCGGGTGATCACCGGCGTGGTCGCGGACCTGTTTTCATGGCGCGTCGCGATCGGCACGATCGGCGTGCTCGGCCTGCTGTCGATGCTCGCGTTCCGCTCGCTGCTGCCGCCTTCGCGCCATTTCGTACCGCGCCGCGGGCTCGGCTTCGCGCATCACCGCACGCTGCTGCTGCGGCAGTTCACGCGACCGGGCCTGCCGCTGCTGTTCCTGCTCGGCTTCGTGCTGATGGGCAGCTTCGTCACGCTGTACAACTACATCGGCTACCGGCTGCTCGCGCCGCCGTATCGGCTGAATCAGACTGAGATCGGCGCGATCTTCATCGTCTATCTGACCGGCGTGGTCGCATCGCCGTGGTCCGGGCGCATGGCCGATACGTTCGGCCGCGCGCGCGTGCTGAGCGCGAGCCTGCTGCTGATGGTGTTCGGCCTAGCGCTGACGATGCTGCATCCGCTCGCGGCGATCGCAACGGGCATCGCCTGCGTGACGTTCGGATTCTTCGCCGGCCATTCGGTCGCGAGCGGCTGGGTGGGTCGTCTGGCGAAAGACGCGAAGGGCCAGGCCGCGGCGCTGTATCTGCTTGCGTACTACATCGGCTCGAGTCTGGTCGGCTCGTATGGCGGCCATGTATGGGCCAGTCATGGATGGAACGGGGTCGTCGGGCTGATCGGCGCGTTGCTCTTGATCGGATTGATCGCGGCGACACGGATGCGCGGACGCGAGTAG
- a CDS encoding efflux transporter outer membrane subunit, which translates to MPILRRVVASAALFAPASACVCVRASAVALAVAGALAACTVGPDYVKPAAVTPATWRELEGTGWKPAQPADMLTRGAWWRIYGDPSLDALEQQVASANQDVQAAEARFRAARASVAQYRSEFFPVVSAGAQYTRTRTSENVLHKSTAGLTLNDYLVQVDASWEPDLWGRVSRSVEGAKASAQASAADVDAALLSMQAELATDYFELRGLDQERQLLDDTIKAYQEALELTQHRYAGGIATDADVAQAQTQLKTTQAQALDLGVQRAQLEHAIAILIGQPPSTFTLPVAPLVAVPVVAATGVPSGLLERRPDIAAAERHVAAMNAQIGVATAAFFPNLVLAVTGGLEATNYSQWLLAPSRLWSLGPTLAGTLLDFGGRAAVKEQARAHYDESVAQYRQTVLNAFGQVEDNLAALRVLEQEAAAQDDAVAAARRALAVVSDRYRNGAITYLDVVVAQTTTLTNERNAVSIARRRMAASVALVKALGGGWDTATAASTQFSAYP; encoded by the coding sequence ATGCCGATTTTGCGTCGCGTGGTGGCGTCCGCGGCTCTGTTTGCGCCTGCGTCAGCGTGTGTTTGCGTTCGTGCATCGGCAGTCGCGCTGGCCGTCGCCGGCGCGCTCGCTGCCTGCACCGTCGGCCCCGACTACGTGAAGCCCGCCGCCGTCACGCCCGCGACCTGGCGCGAACTCGAAGGCACCGGCTGGAAGCCCGCCCAACCGGCCGACATGCTCACGCGCGGCGCGTGGTGGCGCATCTACGGCGACCCGTCGCTCGATGCGCTCGAACAGCAGGTCGCGAGCGCAAACCAGGACGTGCAGGCCGCCGAAGCGCGCTTTCGCGCGGCGCGCGCGAGCGTCGCGCAATATCGCTCGGAATTCTTCCCGGTGGTCAGCGCGGGCGCCCAGTACACGCGCACGCGGACCTCGGAGAACGTGCTGCATAAATCGACCGCCGGTCTCACGCTGAACGACTATCTGGTGCAGGTCGACGCGTCGTGGGAGCCGGATCTGTGGGGCCGCGTGTCGCGCAGCGTCGAAGGTGCGAAGGCCAGCGCGCAGGCGAGCGCCGCCGACGTCGACGCCGCGCTGCTGTCGATGCAGGCGGAACTCGCCACCGACTACTTCGAGCTGCGCGGACTCGATCAGGAACGCCAACTACTCGACGACACGATCAAGGCCTACCAGGAAGCGCTCGAACTGACGCAACATCGCTACGCGGGCGGCATCGCGACCGATGCCGATGTCGCGCAGGCGCAGACGCAGCTCAAGACCACCCAGGCGCAGGCGCTCGATCTCGGCGTACAGCGCGCGCAGCTCGAGCATGCGATCGCGATCCTGATCGGCCAGCCGCCCTCGACCTTCACGCTGCCGGTCGCGCCGCTCGTCGCGGTGCCGGTGGTCGCGGCGACCGGCGTGCCGTCGGGATTGCTTGAACGGCGTCCCGATATCGCGGCGGCGGAGCGGCACGTCGCCGCGATGAACGCGCAGATCGGTGTGGCCACCGCGGCGTTTTTCCCGAACCTCGTGCTAGCCGTGACGGGCGGGCTCGAAGCGACCAACTACAGCCAGTGGCTGCTCGCACCGAGCCGCTTGTGGTCGCTCGGGCCGACACTCGCGGGCACGCTGCTCGACTTCGGCGGCCGCGCGGCCGTCAAGGAACAGGCGCGCGCGCACTACGACGAAAGCGTCGCGCAATATCGGCAGACCGTGCTGAACGCGTTCGGCCAGGTCGAGGACAATCTCGCCGCGCTGCGCGTGCTCGAGCAGGAAGCCGCCGCGCAGGACGACGCGGTCGCGGCCGCGCGGCGCGCGCTCGCGGTCGTGTCGGACCGCTACAGGAACGGCGCGATCACCTATCTGGACGTGGTCGTCGCGCAGACGACCACGCTCACCAACGAGCGCAACGCGGTCTCGATTGCGCGCCGCCGGATGGCCGCGAGCGTCGCGCTCGTGAAGGCACTCGGCGGCGGCTGGGACACGGCGACGGCGGCCTCAACCCAATTTTCAGCGTATCCTTAA
- a CDS encoding efflux RND transporter periplasmic adaptor subunit, with amino-acid sequence MEAQRPDGSGGHTAHDAKKARRARLIMSVAAGAALGLAAQGIWSRHDAHAALERDAEHASQMSVEVVQPQKSSAGLDLVLPGNVQAFLDTPIYARTNGYLKKWYADIGARVKSGQLLAEIDTPEVDDQLRAARADLANAEANYALAKSTADRWTEMLRSRSVSKQETDEKVGDMLAKKATLDAARFNVARLEKTQSFQKVYAPFDGTVTARNVDVGALIDAGSSGGPAKELFHLVQADRLRVYVNVPQAYAQQVRAQQSAYLTLTETPSRHYPGTVARTAGAVDAQQRTMLVEVDVDNRSGELLPGAYAQVHFALGAGTASFTLPGNTLLFRPDGVKVATVDTQHKVKLLPVSLGTDFGTRVAIVSGLQGNEQVILNPQDSIVDGAPVRIVPRQAESGGGSEGATGAAAGAPAAEGGGRPAART; translated from the coding sequence CAGACGGCTCGGGTGGCCATACCGCGCATGACGCGAAGAAAGCCCGGCGCGCGCGCCTGATCATGAGCGTTGCCGCCGGCGCGGCGCTCGGGCTCGCAGCGCAGGGCATCTGGTCGCGCCACGATGCACATGCGGCGCTCGAGCGCGACGCCGAGCACGCGAGCCAGATGAGCGTCGAAGTCGTCCAGCCGCAGAAGTCGTCGGCTGGGCTCGATCTCGTCTTGCCGGGCAACGTACAGGCTTTTCTCGACACGCCAATCTACGCGCGCACCAACGGCTATCTGAAGAAGTGGTACGCCGATATCGGCGCGCGCGTGAAGAGCGGTCAGTTGCTCGCGGAAATCGACACGCCCGAAGTCGACGACCAGTTGCGCGCCGCCCGCGCCGATCTCGCGAACGCCGAAGCGAATTACGCGCTCGCAAAGAGCACCGCCGATCGCTGGACCGAGATGCTCAGGAGCAGGTCGGTGTCGAAGCAGGAGACCGACGAAAAAGTCGGCGACATGCTCGCGAAGAAAGCCACGCTTGACGCCGCGCGCTTCAACGTCGCGCGCCTCGAAAAAACGCAGTCGTTCCAGAAGGTCTATGCGCCGTTCGACGGCACCGTGACCGCGCGCAACGTCGACGTCGGCGCGCTGATCGACGCGGGCAGCTCGGGCGGCCCCGCGAAGGAACTGTTTCATCTCGTGCAGGCGGACCGGCTGCGCGTCTACGTGAACGTGCCGCAGGCGTATGCGCAGCAGGTTCGCGCGCAGCAGAGCGCGTATCTGACGCTGACCGAGACGCCGTCGCGGCACTATCCGGGCACGGTCGCGCGCACCGCGGGCGCGGTCGATGCGCAGCAGCGCACGATGCTGGTCGAGGTCGACGTCGACAATCGCAGTGGTGAGCTGTTGCCGGGCGCGTACGCGCAAGTGCATTTCGCGCTCGGCGCGGGCACGGCGTCGTTCACGCTGCCGGGCAACACGCTGCTGTTCCGCCCCGACGGCGTCAAGGTTGCGACCGTCGATACGCAGCACAAGGTGAAGCTGCTGCCGGTGTCGCTCGGTACGGACTTCGGCACGCGCGTCGCGATCGTGTCGGGTTTGCAGGGCAACGAGCAGGTGATTCTGAATCCGCAGGATTCGATCGTCGATGGCGCGCCGGTGCGGATCGTGCCGCGTCAGGCGGAAAGCGGTGGAGGTTCGGAAGGCGCGACCGGTGCGGCGGCTGGCGCGCCGGCGGCGGAAGGCGGCGGGCGGCCGGCCGCGAGGACGTGA